From the genome of Miscanthus floridulus cultivar M001 chromosome 10, ASM1932011v1, whole genome shotgun sequence, one region includes:
- the LOC136489120 gene encoding uncharacterized protein: MGTSGEKESMDRAFNQAAGNLVWPMLSRTNYQEWSSHIQCNLEGMFLWDAVTSDPDKVERQRDDLALGAILRGIPQEMHSMLLNKKTVKEAWEAIKTMRLGADRVKEVNAQKLLAEFKSIAFKPGEAIDEFAMRITKFVTDLRGLGEESVTDSRMVKKFLHVVPPHYSQVAVAIEMFKDMKSLTIEELVGHLWAAEDRFEPSVEQVVEKTGKLLLIEEEWMTRNKSRMQSESSSTSGGKSGGHYVKKEKSGARGGGSARDSGGRQLKSMGTTWRKGKCNKCGIYGHFVKECKTKEKNERQDAAHHANGDVEVGALLVAQVCTVARTPIAEDQRVFLNQERVFPAEYRDRAWILDTGATNHMTGCWKALTSLDESVRGAVRFGDGSMVEIQGIGAVTIAGKNEDHRVLTEVYYIRSLKCNIVSLVCLLTKLEEATWLWHARYGHLNFRALHDLGAKMMVEGIPLIKRAEQVPSKFWGEAVKTVVYILNRSPTKSLNQKTPFEAWFGRKPSVRHLRTFGCVAYAKRNGPGVTKLADRSIPGVFLGYEPGTKGYRVFDPINEKLMLSRDVVFDEKMPWNWGEKASSSSGGAATPSTFSIQYPDTDTVHCPTTGSDSAPGTDSFVDGALTPPAATIPTIPLEDGEGSPHTPPHTPIAGNQESTPPAAQIQWASPPSDASADSDGGPRRYRTIPNFLDTIEEIHDMEYSGLCLVAAEEPRSVEEAMKEQCWRQAMQVEMQAIEENRTWEVSDLPAKQRAIGLMWVFNVKKNPEGKVVKHKARLVAKGYAQQQGVDFDEVFAPVSRIETVRVLLALAAQGGWQVHHMDVKSAFLNGDLVETVFVQQPPGFMIGKGD, translated from the exons ATGGGCACTTCTGGGGAGAAAGAGTCCATGGATCGGGCATTCAATCAGGCCGCTGGCAATTTGGTGTGGCCGATGCTCTCCCGAACAAATTATCAAGAGTGGTCGTCGCACATTCAGTGCAATCTGGAGGGTATGTTCCTCTGGGATGCGGTCACATCTGACCCTGACAAGGTGGAGCGGCAGAGGGATGATTTGGCCCTAGGGGCCATCCTGCGTGGCATTCCGCAGGAGATGCACTCGATGCTCTTGAACAAGAAGACTgtgaaggaggcatgggaggcaaTCAAGACGATGAGGCTCGGGGCAGATCGTGTCAAGGAGGTGAATGCCCAGAAGTTGCTGGCTGAATTCAAGTCCATCGCGTTCAAGCCGGGCGAGGCCATTGATGAATTTGCAATGCGCATCACGAAGTTCGTTACAGATCTACGAGGGCTTGGGGAGGAGAGTGTCACTGATTCACGGATGGTGAAGAAGTTCCTCCACGTGGTACCACCACATTATAGCCAGGTAGCAGTAGCGATCGAGATGTTCAAGGACATGAAGAGCTTGACCATTGAGGAGCTCGTCGGTCACCTTTGGGCGGCGGAGGATAGGTTCGAACCCTCGGTGGAACAAGTCGTGGAGAAAACTGGCAAGCTCCTGTTAATAGAGGAGGAGTGGATGACCAGGAATAAGAGCCGCATGCAGTCGGAGTCATCCTCGACATCCGGCGGAAAGAGTGGCGGGCACTATGTTAAGAAGGAGAAGTCTGGGGCACGTGGTGGCGGCAGTGCGCGTGACTCCGGAGGAAGACAACTCAAGTCGATGGGCACAACATGGCGGAAAGGCAAGTGCAACAAATGTGGCATCTACGGGCACTTTGTAAAAGAGTGCAAGACGAAAGAAAAGAATGAACGACAGGATGCAGCCCATCACGCCAATGGCGATGTTGAAGTTGGGGCGCTCCTGGTGGCTCAAGTTTGCACGGTGGCAAGGACACCGATAGCAGAAGATCAGCGCGTGTTCTTGAATCAAGAACGTGTGTTTCCGGCAGAATATAGGGACAGGGCGTGGATACTAGACACCGGTGCCACAAACCATATGACCGGCTGCTGGAAGGCACTGACCAGCCTAGATGAGTCGGTGCGAGGAGCTGTTCGCTTTGGTGATGGATCCATGGTGGAGATACAAGGCATAGGAGCCGTGACCATCGCCGGGAAGAATGAGGATCATCGGGTTCTCACTGAGGTATATTACATTCGATCTCTTAAGTGCAATATTGTAAGCCTCG TGTGCCTGCTGACCAAGTTGGAGGAGGCTACATGGCTGTGGCATGCTAGATATGGGCATCTGAACTTTAGGGCGCTGCATGATCTTGGCGCCAAGATGATGGTGGAAGGGATACCTCTGATCAAGCGGGCAGAACAG GTACCGAGCAAGTTCTGGGGGGAGGCAGTAAAGACGGTGGtgtatatcttgaatagatcACCAACTAAAAGTCTGAATCAGAAGACTCCGTTTGAAGCTTGGTTTGGGCGAAAACCGAGTGTCCGGCATTTGCGTACTTTTGGCTGTGTTGCTTATGCCAAGCGCAATGGACCGGGGGTAACTAAGTTGGCTGACAGATCCATCCCAGGAGTGTTTCTTGGGTATGAACCAGGAACAAAAGGGTATAGGGTGTTTGATCCTAttaatgagaagctcatgttgTCGAGGGACGTGGTCTTTGATGAAAAGATGCCATGGAATTGGGGGGAGAAAGCCAGCAGCTCTAGTGGTGGAGCGGCAACACCCAGCACATTCAGCATTCAGTACCCCGATACTGACACTGTTCATTGTCCGACAACGGGCAGTGATTCAGCTCCAGGCACTGATTCATTCGTTGATGGTGCACTGACCCCGCCTGCTGCAACAATTCCAACAATTCCTCTCGAAGATGGTGAGGGGAGTCCACATACACCACCTCACACTCCCATCGCAGGCAATCAAGAATCAACACCACCGGCAGCACAAATTCAGTGGGCATCGCCACCATCAGACGCCTCTGCAGATTCAGATGGAGGGCCTAGGCGATATAGGACCATTCCAAATTTTCTTGACACCATAGAAGAAATTCATGATATGGAGTACAGTGGGTTATGCTTGGTTGCTGCAGAAGAGCCTAGATCGGTGGAAGAGGCTATGAAGGAACAGTGCTGGAGGCAAGCCATGCAGGTTGAAATGCAGGCAATAGAGGAGAACAGAACCTGGGAGGTGTCTGATCTGCCAGCAAAACAGAGGGCAATTGGCCTTATGTGGGTTTTCAACGTGAAAAAAAACCCAGAAGGAAAAGTTGTAAAACACAAAGCAAGGTTAGTGGCTAAGGGTTATGCTCAGCAGCAAGGTGTCGATTTCGATGAGGTTTTTGCTCCTGTGTCCAGAATTGAAACAGTGAGGGTTTTGCTAGCGCTAGCAGCACAAGGAGGTTGGCAGGTACACCATATGGATGTGAAATCTGCTTTTCTGAATGGAGACCTGGTTGAGACAGTGTTTGTgcagcaacctcctggttttatgATTGGCAAAGGTGACTAA